In the genome of Deinococcus psychrotolerans, one region contains:
- a CDS encoding flavin-containing monooxygenase produces the protein MTALDAVVIGAGAAGLAAAYGVQRRGLRFVLLEAGQAATGAWPAYYDSLKLFTPARHSALPGLPFPGSPQRYPGRDEMSAYLKAYAAYFAFPVELGADVAKVQKRGRLFNVMARDGQEWTARAVICASGTFRRPYQLGLPNMQQYRGRLLHSAKYTAPQPFAGQRVIVVGAGNSAAQIAAELGQVARVTLAVRRPPRLFPQRPFGVDLIDWLALSGIERLPLGAFGRVPDAQPVIAVPHLRSALQRGNPDLQPMFKEFTSDGVRWKNGEVEPVDTVIFATGYAWNGAYLPPEAVDPHGEPRQRLGVSTILAGLYFAGLPGQRSIASGTIRAAGPDAEYVAAHLSRYLEEDCATYSATT, from the coding sequence ATGACGGCACTTGACGCAGTGGTGATCGGTGCGGGCGCGGCAGGGTTGGCGGCGGCTTATGGTGTGCAGCGGCGGGGCCTGCGCTTTGTGTTACTGGAAGCGGGCCAAGCGGCGACGGGAGCTTGGCCCGCTTATTACGACAGCCTCAAGCTGTTCACGCCTGCTCGGCACTCGGCCTTGCCCGGATTGCCGTTTCCCGGCTCACCGCAGCGGTATCCGGGCCGCGACGAGATGAGCGCTTATCTGAAAGCTTACGCCGCTTATTTTGCTTTTCCGGTGGAACTTGGAGCAGATGTAGCGAAAGTGCAAAAGCGTGGCCGACTGTTCAATGTCATGGCGCGGGACGGCCAAGAATGGACAGCCCGCGCCGTGATTTGCGCCTCAGGCACTTTTCGGCGTCCCTATCAGCTCGGTCTGCCCAATATGCAGCAGTATAGGGGGCGTCTGCTGCACTCAGCCAAGTACACCGCGCCCCAGCCGTTCGCAGGACAGCGGGTCATCGTGGTGGGTGCAGGCAATTCTGCGGCCCAGATCGCTGCCGAGCTCGGCCAAGTGGCGCGGGTGACTTTGGCCGTGCGCCGCCCACCGCGCCTTTTTCCGCAGCGTCCCTTTGGCGTCGATCTCATTGATTGGCTGGCTCTCAGCGGGATTGAGCGCCTGCCGCTCGGCGCGTTCGGGCGGGTGCCGGACGCTCAGCCGGTGATCGCGGTGCCCCATTTGCGCTCCGCCCTGCAAAGGGGCAACCCTGATCTTCAGCCGATGTTTAAGGAGTTCACCTCCGACGGGGTACGCTGGAAAAATGGAGAGGTAGAGCCGGTGGACACGGTTATTTTTGCCACTGGCTACGCTTGGAACGGCGCTTACCTTCCGCCTGAAGCAGTTGATCCGCATGGTGAGCCCCGGCAGCGGCTGGGGGTGAGCACCATTTTGGCGGGCTTGTATTTCGCCGGTTTGCCCGGCCAGCGCAGCATTGCGTCCGGCACCATTCGGGCGGCTGGCCCCGACGCGGAGTACGTCGCCGCGCACCTGAGTCGATATCTGGAGGAAGACTGTGCCACCTATTCTGCGACGACCTAA
- a CDS encoding dihydrolipoyl dehydrogenase family protein has translation MNRTPESPHPQLNPPDYSWAEPQESGHSPLKADVAVIGGGAGGLTAALMAAVTKKRVLLIERELTGGECTFTGCIPSKALLSIAKTVHAARQSVALGLAVSGEADWIKVQAEIRRVINSFEDVDSPDSIERRGVQVVAGEAKFVSPHVLEVQTSTGTRTVMAEKFVVATGSEVIVPDLEGLSGVPYLTHQTIFDVAERPPHLLILGGGPIGCELSQAFVRLGSRVTILQRGERLINKDEPEASQALLDVLRRDGVTVHLGVDVVRAEALPSGVRLHLGDGRHIDGSHLLLAVGKKPRVENLGLEVIGAAYDEKGLKVKADMQSVSCSYVWGAGDVVGGPMFTHGATERGTLAGLGSLAWWGRAAATFRAPAARVEDIPWVTYTEPEIAHWGLTEAQAVKQYGRRVQVVDYDFSHLDRAATERESGFVKLVVLSGLLGSPLGLTVVGAQVVGSRAGELIQLLSLPKRLGFHPVRLALLPVSYPTYAEAVRQSYLGLFTTGLAFGKRRAGRAEQESGQQSPQPPPLPKALGPEC, from the coding sequence ATGAACCGCACGCCGGAGTCCCCTCATCCTCAACTCAACCCGCCGGATTACTCGTGGGCCGAGCCGCAAGAGAGCGGCCACTCGCCCCTCAAGGCAGATGTGGCGGTGATCGGAGGGGGAGCGGGTGGCCTGACAGCTGCGTTGATGGCCGCCGTGACCAAAAAGCGGGTACTTCTGATTGAGCGCGAGCTCACTGGAGGCGAATGCACCTTCACAGGCTGCATTCCTTCAAAAGCGCTGCTGTCGATAGCCAAAACAGTTCACGCCGCTCGGCAAAGTGTCGCGCTGGGCTTGGCCGTCAGCGGTGAAGCCGACTGGATCAAAGTGCAAGCCGAAATCCGGCGGGTGATCAACAGTTTTGAAGACGTGGATTCGCCTGATTCGATTGAGCGGCGCGGCGTGCAAGTGGTGGCGGGTGAAGCCAAGTTCGTTTCACCGCATGTATTGGAAGTCCAGACCTCTACAGGCACACGCACAGTGATGGCTGAAAAATTTGTAGTGGCGACAGGTTCCGAGGTGATCGTTCCTGATTTGGAAGGGCTAAGCGGCGTGCCTTACTTGACCCACCAAACCATTTTCGACGTGGCCGAGCGGCCCCCGCACCTGCTGATTTTGGGTGGCGGGCCGATTGGCTGTGAGTTATCACAAGCGTTTGTGCGCCTCGGGAGCCGGGTGACGATCTTGCAGCGCGGCGAGCGTCTGATCAACAAAGACGAACCGGAAGCGTCTCAAGCTTTGCTGGATGTCTTGCGGCGTGACGGCGTGACGGTTCATCTCGGCGTGGATGTGGTGAGGGCTGAAGCACTGCCGAGCGGCGTGCGGCTTCATCTTGGGGATGGTCGCCATATTGACGGCTCACATCTGCTGCTGGCGGTGGGCAAAAAGCCGAGAGTGGAGAATCTGGGCCTAGAAGTGATCGGTGCGGCTTATGACGAGAAGGGGCTGAAAGTCAAGGCCGATATGCAGTCGGTAAGCTGCTCCTATGTTTGGGGAGCGGGCGACGTGGTGGGCGGGCCGATGTTTACGCACGGCGCAACCGAGCGCGGCACTTTGGCTGGACTCGGCTCGTTGGCGTGGTGGGGGAGAGCGGCAGCCACCTTCCGCGCTCCCGCCGCACGCGTGGAAGATATTCCTTGGGTGACTTACACCGAACCTGAAATTGCCCACTGGGGGCTGACTGAGGCCCAAGCGGTCAAGCAGTATGGCCGCCGTGTGCAGGTGGTGGATTATGATTTCAGCCATTTAGATCGGGCCGCCACCGAGCGGGAAAGCGGCTTCGTCAAGCTGGTAGTGCTCTCGGGCTTGCTGGGATCGCCGCTGGGCCTGACGGTGGTGGGCGCTCAGGTGGTCGGCAGCCGCGCTGGAGAACTGATTCAACTGCTCAGCTTGCCCAAGCGTTTGGGCTTTCACCCAGTCCGCTTGGCGCTGCTGCCCGTCTCGTATCCCACTTACGCCGAAGCGGTACGTCAAAGCTATTTGGGCTTGTTTACCACCGGACTGGCTTTTGGAAAGCGGCGTGCAGGTCGGGCGGAACAGGAGAGCGGCCAACAATCACCGCAGCCGCCACCCCTGCCCAAGGCGCTCGGGCCTGAGTGCTGA
- a CDS encoding ParB/RepB/Spo0J family partition protein: MTKNRFQRGNQASGLGNLLNRSLQMSGVGTPDLADQQRLPEAQVLPLSALMANPRQPRRFFDPASLQQLSESLKERGVLQPLMVRPLEGQNGQYEIVYGERRWRAAQLAQLSEVPVLIRDLTPQEAEIISAVENLQREDLNRYDEVVYKLRLVAQLFEITPEEASSVLKGLRANPESGPEKVTQLDELFTQLGREQWRSFVTNGLPVLRLPPSIADALQSGALEYSKAVLLSRAPEQHHKALLKRVITKNLTHAELKEAIAKLKPAAPQPAASPLSQVKRHLSVQRLSQLPEQQRQRAETLISELADLLQISNQSS; this comes from the coding sequence ATGACCAAAAACCGTTTCCAAAGAGGAAATCAGGCCTCAGGTTTGGGTAATCTACTGAACCGTTCTTTGCAAATGTCGGGTGTGGGCACGCCAGATTTAGCTGATCAGCAGCGTCTGCCTGAGGCTCAGGTCTTGCCGCTGAGCGCTTTGATGGCCAATCCGCGCCAGCCGAGGCGCTTTTTTGATCCGGCCTCACTGCAACAACTCTCGGAGAGTCTCAAAGAACGGGGCGTCTTGCAACCGCTGATGGTGCGGCCATTGGAAGGCCAAAACGGGCAATACGAGATTGTTTACGGCGAGCGGCGTTGGCGGGCTGCACAGCTTGCCCAACTCAGCGAAGTACCGGTGCTGATTCGTGATTTGACGCCGCAAGAAGCCGAGATCATTTCGGCAGTCGAAAACTTGCAGCGAGAAGACCTCAACCGTTACGACGAAGTGGTGTACAAGCTGCGCTTGGTGGCCCAGCTGTTTGAAATCACGCCTGAAGAAGCCAGTAGCGTCCTCAAAGGGCTCCGCGCCAATCCGGAGAGTGGCCCTGAGAAGGTCACTCAGTTAGACGAGCTGTTTACCCAGCTTGGGCGCGAGCAGTGGCGCTCGTTTGTCACCAACGGTTTGCCGGTGCTTAGACTGCCGCCAAGCATTGCAGATGCGCTGCAAAGCGGAGCACTGGAATACAGCAAAGCGGTGCTGCTTTCCCGCGCTCCAGAGCAGCACCACAAAGCGCTGCTCAAGCGGGTCATCACCAAAAATCTGACCCACGCCGAACTCAAAGAAGCGATTGCCAAGCTCAAACCCGCAGCGCCTCAGCCCGCCGCTTCACCGCTGAGCCAGGTGAAGCGCCACCTCTCCGTTCAGCGTTTAAGCCAGTTGCCTGAGCAACAGCGGCAGCGGGCGGAAACGCTCATAAGTGAACTCGCCGACCTGCTGCAAATCTCAAATCAGAGCTCCTGA
- a CDS encoding ParA family protein — MKRTKTEANVVGPESPLSKCLIIALTSLKGGVGKTTLTMHLAAAIAEELENVVVLDADEEVSAVRWQQHAAADQIRLPFEVVAAQRNSLMRQARELARTGHTVIIDTPPNNREVLKSAATVADVVLVPVLPTGLDVDRLATTLELLTDLEAALETFNYAIVLNRFDARKGMAHEANQALNAHPRLETVIKSLSAYEKVFGQTPSELGQFRAMWAEIKVAFGEEA; from the coding sequence ATGAAACGAACCAAAACTGAGGCAAACGTGGTTGGCCCAGAGTCGCCGCTTTCAAAATGTCTCATCATCGCGCTGACTAGTCTGAAGGGAGGTGTTGGCAAAACCACACTCACTATGCATTTGGCGGCGGCTATTGCTGAAGAACTCGAAAACGTCGTGGTGCTGGACGCCGACGAGGAAGTGAGCGCAGTGCGTTGGCAGCAGCACGCCGCAGCCGATCAGATCCGGTTGCCCTTCGAAGTGGTGGCTGCTCAGCGTAACAGCTTGATGCGCCAAGCCCGCGAACTGGCCCGGACAGGACACACCGTGATTATTGACACGCCGCCCAACAACCGCGAGGTCCTCAAGAGCGCCGCAACGGTGGCGGACGTGGTGCTGGTGCCAGTGTTGCCGACGGGTCTGGACGTAGACCGACTGGCCACCACACTCGAACTCCTGACCGATCTGGAAGCGGCTCTCGAAACCTTTAACTACGCGATAGTGCTGAACCGTTTCGATGCCCGCAAAGGCATGGCCCACGAAGCCAATCAAGCCCTCAACGCCCATCCGCGCCTAGAGACGGTTATCAAGTCGCTCAGTGCTTATGAGAAAGTGTTTGGGCAAACGCCCAGTGAGTTGGGGCAATTTAGAGCAATGTGGGCCGAGATCAAGGTCGCATTTGGAGAAGAGGCATGA
- a CDS encoding IS982 family transposase produces the protein MYRYRPHHSLTRRSVIRFFHRWSQRYFWDTKRCKHQKMTDAMLVALLLTRFVFKHPYASVWWNILREDRPGLPSYTQAYTRGVRLLAQLEAVVSPPQQCAEVIIDSMPLPVCRPKRAKGCTFPGARWGYGTQGHVFGYKLHAWVSPQGRILQYLVKPANLHDTTVGFELNQRWPDFDGPKIIGDKGYCCLGFVFPPKKNTRYDTGWRVSRHPQLRKRIETVFSQLVNTQIRSAQTKTVAALRLRVVLAVLAHNLAQP, from the coding sequence ATGTACAGATACCGTCCCCACCACAGTTTAACCCGTCGTTCGGTCATCCGCTTCTTTCATCGCTGGTCTCAACGTTACTTCTGGGATACGAAGCGCTGTAAACATCAAAAAATGACCGACGCGATGCTCGTCGCTTTGCTGTTGACGCGATTCGTTTTCAAGCATCCCTACGCTTCAGTATGGTGGAACATCTTGCGTGAAGACCGTCCCGGTCTTCCGTCTTACACCCAAGCCTACACACGTGGCGTCCGGCTCCTCGCGCAGTTGGAGGCCGTGGTCAGCCCACCACAGCAGTGTGCGGAGGTCATCATTGACTCCATGCCACTCCCAGTCTGTCGTCCCAAGCGGGCGAAGGGGTGTACGTTTCCGGGTGCTCGTTGGGGGTACGGCACACAAGGCCATGTCTTCGGATACAAGCTTCACGCTTGGGTCAGCCCTCAAGGCCGGATTCTCCAATATCTCGTGAAACCTGCCAATCTCCATGACACGACGGTCGGTTTTGAACTCAACCAGCGTTGGCCGGACTTTGACGGCCCGAAGATCATTGGCGATAAAGGCTATTGCTGCTTAGGATTCGTCTTTCCACCCAAGAAAAACACTCGCTATGACACCGGGTGGCGGGTTTCCCGCCACCCCCAGCTCCGCAAACGTATTGAAACGGTCTTTTCTCAACTGGTCAACACCCAAATTCGTTCGGCACAAACGAAAACCGTAGCCGCCTTACGGCTGCGTGTCGTGCTGGCCGTGCTTGCCCACAATCTCGCTCAGCCCTAA
- a CDS encoding SDR family oxidoreductase, whose translation MSSDKKDQTEMKNPVTQYPQPPFKRQPQDAPGSVNRMNPLPDHGEETYKGSGRLKGRKALITGGDSGIGRAVAIAFAREGADVAINYLPSEEGDAQEVIKLIEAAGQIAVALAGDISSEDFCAQLVKNAAKQLGGLDILVNNAGKQTAQESIADISTEQFDATFKTNVYALFWICKAALPHLGDGATIINTSSIQATQPSPNLLDYASTKAAIYAFTQSLAQQVAEKGIRVNAVAPGPYWTPLQPSGGQPQDAIEEFGKSTPLGRPGQPAEIAPLYVFLASQESSYSTGSLFGSTGGLLLS comes from the coding sequence ATGAGTAGCGATAAAAAAGATCAGACCGAGATGAAAAATCCCGTGACACAGTACCCGCAGCCGCCTTTCAAGCGCCAGCCCCAAGACGCACCGGGCAGCGTCAATCGAATGAACCCGTTACCCGATCACGGCGAGGAGACCTACAAGGGTTCGGGCCGTCTCAAAGGGCGTAAAGCGCTGATTACTGGTGGCGATTCAGGCATTGGTCGAGCCGTCGCCATTGCTTTCGCCCGCGAGGGCGCAGACGTGGCCATCAATTACCTCCCTTCAGAAGAGGGGGACGCGCAGGAAGTCATCAAGCTGATTGAAGCGGCGGGGCAGATAGCGGTGGCGCTGGCCGGTGACATCAGCAGCGAAGACTTTTGTGCTCAACTCGTCAAAAACGCTGCAAAGCAGTTGGGCGGCTTGGATATTCTGGTCAACAACGCGGGCAAGCAAACTGCTCAGGAAAGCATCGCCGACATCAGCACCGAACAGTTCGACGCAACGTTCAAGACCAATGTCTACGCTCTGTTTTGGATCTGTAAAGCCGCCCTGCCTCACCTTGGGGATGGAGCAACCATTATCAATACCTCATCTATTCAGGCCACCCAGCCTTCCCCAAATCTGCTCGACTACGCTTCGACCAAGGCGGCGATTTACGCTTTCACCCAGTCATTGGCGCAGCAAGTCGCCGAGAAGGGTATTCGTGTCAACGCGGTAGCTCCGGGGCCGTACTGGACGCCGCTCCAACCCAGTGGCGGGCAGCCTCAAGACGCCATCGAAGAATTTGGCAAATCCACGCCACTGGGCCGTCCCGGACAGCCCGCCGAAATTGCGCCGCTGTACGTGTTTTTGGCTTCTCAGGAATCAAGTTACAGCACAGGCAGCTTGTTCGGCAGTACCGGCGGCTTGTTGCTGAGCTGA